The Syntrophorhabdaceae bacterium genome contains the following window.
AGGCAGTTGTACGGCAGCAGGAAGAAGGTCGGACAGATCATTATACATGAAAGACTTTGCAACCTTCGACAAAGACGCTGTCTACGATCAGCAAGATGCCGGAGGTTTTATAAGACTGAATGCCCTGCGGCTCAGGATCCGGGCGATGCTCAATAAGCAGTGAATTACAGGCCGTTATATGTCAGGAGTTGTTATGAAGCCCTACGAACCGCATGTTATAGAAGAAAAATGGCAAACCCTCTGGGAGAAGGATAAGGCCTTCAAGGTCAGCGAAGTCAGCACGAAGAAAAAATATTATCTCCTCGAGATGTTCCCATATCCCTCCGGCAAGATACACATGGGCCATGTGCGAAATTATTCCATAGGCGACGTGATAGCGCGGTATAAAAGGATGAGAAGCTACAATGTGCTGCACCCCATGGGCTGGGATGCCTTCGGCATGCCCGCTGAAAATGCCGCGATAGAACGCGGTATACATCCAGCCGCGTGGACCTATGAAAATATTGCCTACATGCGCAAACAACTGAAGAGGCTCGGATTTAGTTATGATTGGGACAGGGAGATAGCTACATGTGATGTCGATTATTATAAATGGGAACAGTGGATGTTCCTGAAGATGTTCGAGAAAGGACTCGTGTACAGGAAAAACTCGCCGGTCAATTATTGCACAAAATGTCAGACTGTACTTGCAAATGAACAGGTGGAGGGGGGAGCATGCTGGAGGTGCGGCGAGGAAGTGATCCAGAAAGAGCTGACACAGTGGTTTTTCGCTATAACGAAATACGCCGATGAGCTGTATGATTATTGCGACAAACTGCCCGGATGGCCCGAGAAGGTCCTTCACATGCAGAAGAACTGGATCGGCAAGAGCCATGGCGTAGAGGTTGATTTTAAACTGGAAGACGGGACGGATATGACGATCTTTACCACGCGGCCCGATACCCTCTACGGCGTGACCTTCATGGTACTTGCGCCGGAGCACCCGCTCTCGTTGAAACTCGCGCAGGGCACTTCCCAGGAAAAAGAGGTATTTTCTTTTATAGAAAAGGTGAAGGCACAGGACCGGAGCTTCAGGAGTGAGATCAGCACAGAAAAGGAAGGCGTATTTACCGGACGGTATGCAATAAACCCGCTGAACAATCAGAAGATACCGATATACATCGGGAATTTCGTCCTCATGGAATACGGCACGGGCGCGATCATGTCCGTACCGGCGCACGATCAGAGAGACTTTGAATTTGCAAAGCAATACAGCCTGCCGGTCATTGTTACCATATCGCCCGAAGGAAAGACCCTGGATCCTCAGGAGATGACAGAGGCCTATGAGGACGACGGCGTGATGGTCAACTCGGAGCATTTCAACGGGAGGAACAACAGGGAAGCCATCCCCGTTATCATTGATTACCTCGAACAAAAAGGCTTTGGCAGGGGAACTGTCAATTACAGATTAAAGGATTGGGGCATATCGAGACAGAGATACTGGGGTACGCCGATACCGGTTATCTACTGCGATCGCTGCGGGGTCGTACCGGTTCCGTATGATGAGCTGCCTGTCAGACTGCCGCTTGATCTGGAGATCACGATGATCGGGCGGTCGCCGCTGGCTGAATATCCGGAGTTTTACACGACAGTGTGTCCTTCGTGTAAGGGGAATGCAAGGCGCGAGATAGATACGATGGATACCTTCGTTGAATCTTCCTGGTATTTCCTCAAGTATGCCTGCGCCGATTACAAGGAGGGACCCCTTGACCGGCAGCGGGTTGATTACTGGATGCCCGTGGACCAATACATCGGCGGCGTTGAACATGCCGTTCTCCATCTCCTGTACTCAAGATTTTTTAACAGGGTCCTCAACGGGCTCGGGCTCGTAGAGGTCAGGGAACCCTTTGAGAACCTCCTTACGCAGGGGATGGTTATCAAGGATGGGGCAAAGATGAGTAAATCGAAGGGTAACGTCGTTGACCCCGATTACCTGATAGAGAAATACGGCGCCGATACGGCAAGGCTTTTCTGTCTCTTTGCATCACCACCGGAAAAAGACCTTGACTGGAGTGATCAGGGCGTGGAGGGAAGCGCGCGTTTTCTCCAGCGGGTCTGGAGACTTGTTGCTGAGCGTATCGAGAAACTGAACGGTATCGAGCCGGTTTATGAATCGCAGGGGGATGACCGTGATCTCAAAGAGCTTACCCACAGGATACACAAAACAATAAAGAAGGTAACGGACGACGTTGAAAGGTTCCACCTGAATACCGCCATAGCGAGCATCATGGAACTCGTGAACGCCATATACAGATATATTGAAAAGGAGGGGGACGGCAGGGAGGCCCAGGGATTACTGAGGGGCGCCATAGAGACAGTTCTGGTATTGCTCTTTCCTTTTGTTCCCCATATAACGTCTGAATTACAGGAGATGATCGGCAAGGGATCAGGTTTGATTGATAATTCATGGCCGGTCTATAACGAATTGTATGTGCAGGAAGATCAGATAACGATTGCAGTGCAGATCAACGGTAAGCTGAGAGACACCTGCCCGGTGGAACGCGATCTCGAAGAGGCAAGCCTGAAAGAGGTCGTCTTTTCCCTGGAAAAGGTGAAAAAACATATCGAGGGCAGGGAGATCAGAAAGACCATCGTAGTGCCGAATAAGCTGGTCAATATAGTCTGTTCTTGAAGAAAGAGATGAGGATGATGGATAAAAGAATATACAAAACGTTTTTTATGAACCTGCTGTTCACTTCGTTGGTCTTTATACTGGTCAGTTCCTGCGGATATCAGATGGTGCGGGAAAAGGGGATAGCAGGAGGAGATATTACCTCTGTTTATATCTCCGTATTTAAAAACTCGACCTACGAGCCTCATGCCTCTTTATATGTGACTGATGCATTTTCAAAAGAGCTTCTCTCGACAAACCTTTTCACAATAAATCGAGACCGTTCCGATGCGTATTTACAGGGTAACATCAGGAAGATTACCACATCGCCGACTTCGTTGAGCGGCGCGGGTATCGTGATCGAAAAATGGATCAGCGTTGACCTTGAGCTTGCCCTTTATAGAAAAAATGGTACATTTATGAGACGGTGGCAGCTGACAGATACGGAAACCTACAGGGTTGATAATGTCGCTGATGAAGATTATAACAAACGGGAAGCCTTGCAAAGACTGTCAGAAAGGCTGGCGAGACGGTTTTCCGCTGTCTTGCTTATCGATTATTGAGATCCTTAACCTTTTGTCTGC
Protein-coding sequences here:
- the lptE gene encoding LPS assembly lipoprotein LptE is translated as MMDKRIYKTFFMNLLFTSLVFILVSSCGYQMVREKGIAGGDITSVYISVFKNSTYEPHASLYVTDAFSKELLSTNLFTINRDRSDAYLQGNIRKITTSPTSLSGAGIVIEKWISVDLELALYRKNGTFMRRWQLTDTETYRVDNVADEDYNKREALQRLSERLARRFSAVLLIDY
- the leuS gene encoding leucine--tRNA ligase, giving the protein MKPYEPHVIEEKWQTLWEKDKAFKVSEVSTKKKYYLLEMFPYPSGKIHMGHVRNYSIGDVIARYKRMRSYNVLHPMGWDAFGMPAENAAIERGIHPAAWTYENIAYMRKQLKRLGFSYDWDREIATCDVDYYKWEQWMFLKMFEKGLVYRKNSPVNYCTKCQTVLANEQVEGGACWRCGEEVIQKELTQWFFAITKYADELYDYCDKLPGWPEKVLHMQKNWIGKSHGVEVDFKLEDGTDMTIFTTRPDTLYGVTFMVLAPEHPLSLKLAQGTSQEKEVFSFIEKVKAQDRSFRSEISTEKEGVFTGRYAINPLNNQKIPIYIGNFVLMEYGTGAIMSVPAHDQRDFEFAKQYSLPVIVTISPEGKTLDPQEMTEAYEDDGVMVNSEHFNGRNNREAIPVIIDYLEQKGFGRGTVNYRLKDWGISRQRYWGTPIPVIYCDRCGVVPVPYDELPVRLPLDLEITMIGRSPLAEYPEFYTTVCPSCKGNARREIDTMDTFVESSWYFLKYACADYKEGPLDRQRVDYWMPVDQYIGGVEHAVLHLLYSRFFNRVLNGLGLVEVREPFENLLTQGMVIKDGAKMSKSKGNVVDPDYLIEKYGADTARLFCLFASPPEKDLDWSDQGVEGSARFLQRVWRLVAERIEKLNGIEPVYESQGDDRDLKELTHRIHKTIKKVTDDVERFHLNTAIASIMELVNAIYRYIEKEGDGREAQGLLRGAIETVLVLLFPFVPHITSELQEMIGKGSGLIDNSWPVYNELYVQEDQITIAVQINGKLRDTCPVERDLEEASLKEVVFSLEKVKKHIEGREIRKTIVVPNKLVNIVCS